In Geobacillus kaustophilus, a genomic segment contains:
- a CDS encoding EutN/CcmL family microcompartment protein: protein MFLGKVVGSIWATQKEVGMEHLKLLLVQPIHADGTDAGPQVICADRIGAGQGETVIISRGSSARILISKDSPVDAVVVGIVDCFEYGRS from the coding sequence TTGTTTCTTGGAAAAGTGGTGGGGAGTATCTGGGCTACGCAAAAAGAGGTCGGCATGGAACATTTAAAACTTTTGTTAGTTCAGCCCATTCACGCCGATGGAACAGATGCAGGCCCACAAGTGATATGTGCTGATCGCATAGGGGCGGGACAAGGTGAAACGGTCATTATTTCAAGGGGAAGCTCTGCTCGAATATTAATCAGCAAGGACTCCCCTGTTGATGCAGTTGTTGTCGGGATTGTCGATTGTTTTGAATACGGCAGATCATAA
- a CDS encoding ethanolamine ammonia-lyase subunit EutB, with translation MKTTITLLGKTYQFESLKEIMAKANEEKSGDQLAGIHAQDAQERIAARHVLSDLTLADIRNNPLLPPEKDEVSRVIEEGVNEKIYASIRNWTIAELREYLLSPNVTNNEISHIRRGLTSEMIAAVTKIMTNLDLIQAASKITVETRCNTTIGQKGRLAGRAQPNHPNDHLQGIKASIFEALSYGVGDAVIGINPVIDTADSVKAILNMTKELMEKWNIPTQNCVLAHVTTQMRAIKQGGTADLLFQSLAGTELGNKAFGISVELLDEANELILKEGTAAGPNVWYFETGQGSELSADAHHGIDQLTLEARCYGLAKRYNPFMVNTVVGFIGPEYLYNSKQVIRAGLEDHFMGKLHGLPMGVDVCYTNHMKADQNDMENLSVLLVAAGVNFLIGVAMADDCMLNYQSLSFHDIATLRELLHMRPAPEFERWLEKMGIMENGKLTSMAGDPTLFL, from the coding sequence TTGAAAACAACGATCACTCTATTGGGAAAAACGTATCAGTTTGAAAGTTTAAAGGAAATTATGGCAAAAGCAAATGAAGAAAAATCCGGCGACCAGCTGGCAGGCATTCATGCCCAAGATGCGCAAGAACGCATTGCAGCGAGGCATGTTTTATCAGACCTAACTCTTGCTGATATTCGAAACAACCCTCTTTTGCCACCCGAGAAAGATGAGGTGTCGCGTGTCATCGAGGAAGGAGTGAATGAAAAAATTTATGCATCCATTCGAAATTGGACAATCGCGGAACTGCGGGAGTACCTTCTGTCCCCGAACGTCACGAACAATGAAATCTCTCATATCCGTAGAGGATTAACAAGTGAAATGATCGCTGCTGTAACAAAGATTATGACCAACCTAGATTTGATACAAGCTGCATCAAAAATTACGGTAGAAACGCGTTGCAACACAACAATCGGCCAGAAGGGGAGATTGGCTGGAAGAGCGCAGCCCAATCACCCGAATGATCATTTGCAAGGAATCAAGGCATCCATTTTTGAAGCTTTGAGTTATGGTGTCGGAGATGCCGTTATTGGCATTAATCCTGTCATTGATACAGCAGATAGTGTAAAAGCTATCTTAAATATGACAAAAGAGTTGATGGAAAAATGGAATATTCCTACACAAAACTGTGTTTTAGCGCATGTCACGACCCAGATGAGAGCAATCAAACAAGGAGGAACAGCAGACTTATTGTTCCAAAGCTTGGCCGGTACAGAACTGGGAAACAAAGCATTTGGCATTAGTGTGGAATTGCTCGATGAAGCCAATGAATTAATCTTAAAAGAAGGGACGGCTGCTGGTCCAAATGTATGGTATTTCGAAACAGGACAGGGATCAGAACTATCAGCAGATGCCCACCATGGTATAGATCAATTAACGTTGGAAGCTAGGTGCTATGGGCTGGCGAAACGATATAACCCGTTTATGGTCAATACGGTAGTGGGCTTTATTGGACCGGAGTATTTATACAACAGTAAGCAAGTGATTCGCGCGGGACTTGAGGATCACTTTATGGGGAAACTTCATGGTTTGCCGATGGGAGTAGATGTTTGTTACACCAATCATATGAAAGCAGACCAAAATGATATGGAAAACTTATCCGTTCTACTCGTTGCAGCAGGTGTGAACTTTTTGATTGGGGTGGCGATGGCGGATGACTGTATGCTCAATTATCAATCTCTTAGCTTTCATGATATTGCTACATTAAGGGAACTGCTCCATATGCGGCCCGCTCCGGAGTTCGAGCGATGGTTAGAAAAAATGGGGATTATGGAGAACGGAAAGTTAACATCAATGGCCGGTGATCCCACTTTATTTTTATAA
- a CDS encoding sensor histidine kinase, producing MLLEVSALASFLRKEDVKIIEELSKYLQLFSDLSQADVFIDCLLPGGEEAIVVAEAHPITGKSLYSDPVVGKIAYKENEPGVFFCFKTGRPVIGSRGVSQENVNMQQNVMPIVNEFGKVIGVLIMEQDITEKIQQEKNVELLMEATEQLSETLYHIAMSEVAIPDLMHEGLLLFDHDYQITFANDRAKEMFEVNGHLLIGANVDSLPFGSMIKKELAKQSGMFSYEFQLERHFLQLKAVSIQRNNRTVGGVLLLQDLSELKEKEKQLMIKSAVIREIHHRVKNNLQTISSLLRLQMRRVDSKEIEKVFLEIINRITSISIIHEVLSLEGTDVIECKEVIELVSNAIISSMKQSDQKITIQVEGCSLYLPSQKASSLALVMNELVQNAINHAFIDLDKGVIHIKLEKQNQIVTIAVTDDGVGIDLEKVQQKGRLGLQICQTLISEDLGGILEFEHNHPGTKVIVTFPLPKEGLVT from the coding sequence TTGCTGCTCGAGGTATCTGCGTTAGCTTCTTTTTTAAGGAAAGAGGATGTCAAGATTATAGAAGAGCTGTCGAAGTATTTGCAGTTGTTTTCTGATTTATCACAAGCAGATGTGTTTATTGATTGCTTGCTGCCAGGGGGGGAAGAAGCAATCGTTGTCGCTGAAGCTCATCCAATAACAGGGAAATCACTCTATAGCGACCCCGTGGTTGGCAAAATTGCTTATAAGGAGAACGAGCCTGGGGTATTCTTTTGCTTCAAAACCGGTAGACCGGTTATCGGATCAAGAGGGGTTTCTCAGGAGAATGTAAACATGCAGCAAAATGTCATGCCCATCGTAAACGAATTTGGAAAAGTAATAGGTGTATTAATCATGGAGCAAGACATTACGGAAAAAATACAACAGGAGAAAAATGTAGAGTTGTTAATGGAAGCAACAGAGCAATTAAGCGAAACTCTTTATCATATCGCGATGTCTGAAGTTGCGATTCCAGACTTGATGCATGAAGGATTGTTATTATTTGACCATGATTATCAAATTACGTTTGCCAATGATCGAGCAAAAGAGATGTTTGAAGTCAACGGACATTTATTAATCGGTGCCAACGTAGATTCATTACCTTTTGGTTCCATGATCAAAAAAGAACTGGCTAAGCAAAGCGGAATGTTTTCCTATGAATTCCAATTGGAAAGGCATTTTCTTCAATTAAAGGCTGTTTCCATTCAACGAAACAATCGAACAGTAGGAGGGGTGCTTCTTTTGCAGGATTTATCAGAATTAAAAGAAAAAGAAAAGCAATTAATGATTAAATCAGCTGTTATTAGGGAAATTCACCATCGTGTTAAAAACAATTTGCAAACGATCTCTAGTTTGTTGCGATTGCAAATGAGGAGAGTAGATTCCAAAGAAATTGAAAAAGTTTTTCTAGAAATCATCAATCGAATTACGAGCATCTCCATTATTCATGAGGTTCTTTCATTGGAAGGAACAGATGTGATTGAATGCAAGGAAGTGATTGAATTGGTATCAAATGCCATTATTTCATCTATGAAACAATCGGATCAAAAGATTACCATTCAAGTGGAAGGATGTTCTCTTTACTTACCTTCACAAAAAGCTAGTTCTTTAGCGCTTGTGATGAATGAATTAGTACAAAACGCCATTAACCATGCGTTTATCGATCTTGATAAGGGAGTTATTCATATTAAGCTAGAAAAACAAAATCAAATCGTGACTATTGCGGTAACAGATGACGGTGTAGGGATCGATCTTGAAAAAGTACAGCAAAAAGGGCGGTTAGGGCTTCAAATATGTCAAACCCTCATTTCCGAAGATCTAGGAGGGATTTTAGAATTTGAACATAATCACCCTGGGACAAAAGTGATCGTTACTTTTCCGCTTCCCAAGGAGGGGCTGGTGACATGA
- a CDS encoding EutP/PduV family microcompartment system protein, whose product MSKGKVLIIGPVGSGKSTLTKGLLGKEDVPVKKTQSLEYANWIIDSPGEYSQNPMYYRTLIATALEAKVLLIVQDATRKDCALPPNFASGFPLNPIGVVTKIDHPNADIETAIRLLRIALPAGDIYLTSSVTFVGIKELRERILSHLS is encoded by the coding sequence ATGAGCAAAGGGAAAGTGCTTATTATTGGGCCAGTAGGATCTGGAAAGTCTACGCTGACGAAAGGACTTCTTGGCAAGGAAGATGTTCCTGTCAAGAAGACACAATCGTTGGAATATGCAAACTGGATTATCGACTCCCCTGGTGAATATAGTCAAAATCCAATGTATTATCGAACATTAATAGCGACAGCGTTGGAGGCAAAAGTTTTATTGATTGTTCAAGATGCTACACGAAAGGATTGTGCTTTACCCCCAAATTTTGCATCTGGATTTCCTCTTAATCCTATTGGTGTCGTAACAAAAATCGATCATCCTAACGCAGATATCGAGACAGCCATCCGACTTTTACGAATCGCACTACCTGCAGGAGACATTTATTTGACTTCTTCTGTTACGTTTGTGGGAATAAAAGAATTAAGAGAGCGAATTTTGTCGCATCTTTCGTAA
- the eutS gene encoding ethanolamine utilization microcompartment protein EutS yields MEKKERIIQEFVPGKQLNLAHIIAHPNESLYTRLGITEPGAIGILTVTPTETAIIAADIATKSAHVEIGYLDRFTGSVVIVGDLSDVETAIRHINEFFVNTLKFSTAEITRS; encoded by the coding sequence ATGGAGAAAAAAGAACGCATTATTCAAGAATTTGTGCCTGGAAAACAGTTGAATTTGGCTCATATTATTGCTCATCCTAATGAATCATTATATACGCGTCTAGGCATCACTGAACCTGGAGCTATTGGGATTTTAACTGTTACGCCAACAGAAACCGCCATTATTGCGGCTGATATTGCCACAAAATCGGCTCATGTAGAGATTGGTTATCTCGATCGGTTTACAGGCTCAGTCGTGATTGTTGGAGATCTTTCTGATGTTGAGACAGCGATCCGACATATCAATGAGTTTTTTGTTAACACTTTAAAATTTTCTACTGCGGAGATTACTAGGTCATGA
- the pduL gene encoding phosphate propanoyltransferase, producing the protein MAVITETYLRLEMLKGTLSNPYLISHQHRLTPAAQDFLRDHGIKIEVMSNSSIQAIVKTKEWRIPVGVSNRHVHLSRDEVEVLFGKGYELTPYRLLSQPGQFAAQETVTLVGPKGVLSGVRILGPARELTQVEISRTDGFTLGIHPPVRLSGSIEGTPGITLVGKAGSITISQGVIVAKNHVHMSPNDAKEFNVKDGDRLIVQAISDRSIIFPEVVVRVNERFTLDFHIDTDEANAANLKTGDFVKVIGKNGEPFRANA; encoded by the coding sequence ATGGCTGTCATTACGGAAACGTATTTAAGATTGGAAATGCTAAAAGGAACGTTATCAAATCCTTATCTTATTTCGCATCAACATCGATTAACGCCCGCTGCCCAGGACTTTTTGCGTGATCATGGAATCAAAATTGAGGTAATGAGCAACAGCTCCATTCAAGCTATCGTGAAAACAAAGGAATGGAGGATTCCAGTAGGGGTTTCGAATCGACATGTTCATCTCTCTCGTGATGAGGTGGAAGTCTTATTTGGAAAAGGATACGAATTAACTCCATACCGTTTACTCTCACAACCGGGACAATTTGCTGCACAGGAAACAGTGACCCTTGTTGGTCCGAAAGGTGTTCTGTCGGGAGTGAGGATCTTAGGGCCTGCCCGAGAACTGACACAAGTAGAGATTTCGCGCACTGATGGATTTACTCTTGGAATCCACCCACCCGTTCGGCTGTCTGGTTCGATTGAAGGGACACCTGGTATTACACTTGTTGGAAAAGCCGGTTCGATCACGATTTCACAAGGTGTCATTGTTGCAAAAAATCATGTCCATATGTCTCCAAACGATGCAAAGGAGTTCAATGTGAAAGACGGTGATCGACTCATTGTTCAAGCCATATCAGATCGATCGATTATTTTTCCAGAAGTCGTTGTTCGAGTAAATGAGAGATTTACCCTTGATTTCCATATTGATACCGATGAAGCAAATGCAGCGAACTTAAAGACAGGTGATTTTGTCAAAGTAATTGGGAAGAATGGGGAGCCTTTTCGCGCAAATGCTTAG
- a CDS encoding ethanolamine ammonia-lyase reactivating factor EutA: MEDQTIISVGIDIGTSTTKFVVSHLKYAKVSNPFSLPRFEIVERNIVYESPMYSTPLKGKRDEIDLETLVGWLEDQYQKAGVDIRNVKSGAVIITGETATKKNAESILHYLAEKSGDFVVAIAGASLEALLAGKGSGAFSRSKEIKGTIANIDIGGGTANVVLFQRGRALGTITYHVGGRLIELSHNGEITFISPSIQPWLDAQNFSLYPNQKISFTEIQQVVQQMCNDMFDSLTGQQPIRSDDSLIHSTSFQVIPPIHEVMVSGGIGQLLEEEAPKTIDDTAIYGDVGPLLAHEVVKAIEKRSLKLIKATQTSRATVIGAGMQSTEISGATIHVASSRLPIRNLPIMMVELDHHQINNTDYVYKQIKQALVDWKPYIQENEELPFAICMKGISHCSYSVLKEIAKILFSLYEKHFPTHSIMVVVCEDDIAKALGQLLVLQSKNKVDIISIDQVIVEQGDYIDIGETINQSMVPVVVKTLAFTKS, translated from the coding sequence GTGGAAGACCAGACAATCATTAGTGTGGGGATTGATATTGGAACAAGCACGACGAAATTTGTTGTAAGTCACCTGAAATACGCAAAAGTATCGAACCCTTTTTCGTTGCCTCGTTTTGAAATTGTGGAAAGAAATATTGTGTATGAGAGTCCGATGTACTCAACACCGCTAAAAGGAAAACGGGATGAAATTGATTTGGAAACCCTTGTAGGATGGCTTGAAGACCAATATCAAAAAGCAGGGGTAGATATCCGTAATGTAAAATCTGGAGCTGTTATTATAACGGGAGAAACGGCAACGAAAAAAAATGCAGAGAGCATCTTGCATTATTTGGCTGAAAAATCGGGGGATTTTGTCGTTGCCATAGCTGGCGCCAGTTTGGAAGCACTGCTTGCAGGCAAAGGATCAGGTGCTTTTTCGAGATCGAAAGAAATAAAAGGAACGATTGCTAACATTGATATAGGGGGAGGAACAGCGAATGTTGTTCTTTTTCAGAGAGGAAGAGCATTAGGGACGATTACCTATCATGTTGGTGGGAGACTAATCGAATTAAGTCATAACGGAGAAATTACCTTTATATCTCCATCTATTCAGCCTTGGTTAGACGCCCAAAATTTCTCTTTGTATCCAAACCAAAAAATTAGTTTTACAGAAATCCAGCAAGTTGTCCAACAAATGTGCAACGATATGTTCGATTCATTAACTGGTCAGCAACCCATTCGATCAGATGATTCACTCATTCATAGTACGAGCTTTCAGGTGATTCCACCTATCCATGAAGTGATGGTTTCGGGAGGGATCGGTCAGTTGCTTGAGGAAGAAGCACCTAAAACAATTGATGATACAGCTATCTATGGAGATGTTGGTCCGCTTCTTGCTCATGAAGTAGTAAAAGCTATTGAAAAACGTTCATTAAAGTTGATCAAGGCAACGCAAACATCTCGTGCAACTGTAATCGGAGCGGGAATGCAAAGCACGGAAATTAGCGGTGCTACTATACATGTTGCTTCATCGCGTCTCCCTATTCGTAATTTACCCATTATGATGGTTGAGCTAGATCATCATCAGATAAACAATACAGATTATGTATATAAGCAAATCAAACAGGCCTTGGTGGATTGGAAGCCATACATCCAAGAAAATGAAGAACTTCCTTTTGCGATTTGTATGAAGGGGATTTCTCATTGTTCTTATTCTGTATTAAAAGAGATAGCGAAGATATTATTTTCGCTTTATGAAAAGCATTTTCCCACCCATTCGATTATGGTTGTTGTTTGTGAAGACGATATTGCAAAAGCGCTCGGACAATTGCTAGTACTTCAATCGAAAAATAAAGTGGATATTATTTCAATTGATCAAGTTATAGTTGAACAAGGTGATTACATTGACATAGGGGAAACCATCAATCAAAGTATGGTTCCTGTAGTAGTCAAAACATTAGCTTTTACGAAGAGTTAG
- a CDS encoding ANTAR domain-containing response regulator has protein sequence MNTLKLLIVDDDPITRMDIKEMLIQAGYEVVGEGRNGEEAVDLAYRFKPDIVIMDIKMPKMDGIKAARIIRNFSFCAVILLTAYSQRELVNDAKEAGVIGYLVKPVSEEGLIPAIEIAKSQQEQFHLLERDIRLLKKSIEERKIVEKAKGKLMKRFSCSEEEAYEWMRKKSMEHRISMFKLAEKILEKYESSMASK, from the coding sequence ATGAACACATTGAAACTTCTTATTGTGGATGATGATCCAATCACTCGCATGGATATCAAGGAAATGCTCATACAAGCGGGATATGAGGTGGTGGGGGAAGGGAGAAATGGAGAGGAGGCTGTTGATTTAGCATATCGATTCAAACCGGATATTGTGATCATGGATATCAAAATGCCAAAAATGGATGGAATCAAAGCTGCTAGAATCATCAGGAATTTTAGCTTCTGTGCAGTTATTTTACTAACAGCATATAGTCAACGTGAACTTGTAAATGATGCAAAAGAGGCAGGAGTAATCGGCTATTTAGTAAAACCAGTTTCAGAAGAAGGTTTAATTCCGGCCATTGAGATTGCCAAAAGCCAACAGGAGCAGTTCCACTTGTTAGAAAGAGATATCCGACTATTGAAAAAGTCAATAGAAGAGCGAAAAATAGTCGAAAAGGCAAAAGGCAAGCTAATGAAACGATTCTCTTGTTCGGAAGAAGAAGCATATGAGTGGATGAGAAAAAAGAGCATGGAACACCGTATTTCCATGTTTAAGTTGGCGGAAAAAATTCTCGAAAAATATGAAAGTTCGATGGCGAGCAAATAG
- a CDS encoding BMC domain-containing protein, with the protein MAREYSALGMIETKGLVGAIEAADAMVKAADVKLIGKVQVGGGLVTVLVRGDVGAVKAATDAGAAAAEKVGELISVHVIPRPHADIELLLPKAGE; encoded by the coding sequence ATGGCGAGAGAATATTCAGCGCTTGGGATGATTGAAACCAAAGGATTAGTTGGAGCCATTGAAGCAGCAGATGCAATGGTAAAGGCTGCAGATGTAAAGTTGATTGGAAAAGTGCAAGTGGGTGGCGGATTGGTAACAGTATTAGTAAGAGGAGATGTTGGTGCGGTAAAGGCAGCAACAGACGCAGGTGCTGCAGCGGCAGAAAAGGTTGGAGAATTGATCTCTGTTCATGTGATTCCGCGTCCTCATGCAGATATTGAACTTCTTCTTCCAAAAGCGGGAGAGTAG